One Phaseolus vulgaris cultivar G19833 chromosome 4, P. vulgaris v2.0, whole genome shotgun sequence DNA window includes the following coding sequences:
- the LOC137837473 gene encoding uncharacterized protein isoform X2 — MKNGTFQFQLQLHFSTVTLAMVLLQTWRQTAFSVFGYLNFTKAAFLDHSRNFKPEDMEIQMPGKNCIVTGANSGIGYATAEGLAKRGATVYLVCRNKERGEAALSEIQTRTGNQNVHLEICDLSSVNEIKSFTSRFSKRNVPLHVLVNNAGILEQNRVTTPEGFELNFAVNVLGTYTITELMVPILEKASPDARVITVSSGGMYTSPLTKDLQTAILTGLNNMLETSVFSSHFTIGAESRWLRFCRWFIEFVVFSSVDHSFLYILTFAYFKLQDQARKV; from the exons ATGAAGAATGGAACGTTTCAATTCCAACTTCAACTTCACTTCTCCACTGTAACACTCGCCATGGTTCTTCTCCAG ACATGGAGACAAACGGCTTTTTCTGTTTTTGGGTACCTAAATTTCACCAAAGCTGCTTTCCT TGATCATTCTAGGAACTTCAAACCAGAGGACATGGAAATACAAATGCCTGGGAAAAATTGCATTGTTACTGGTGCTAACTCTGGAATTGGCTATGCAACGGCTGAGGGTCTAGCAAAGCG TGGTGCAACTGTCTATCTTGTATGTCGTAATAAGGAGAGAGGAGAGGCTGCTCTTTCTGAAATTCAAACTAGAACTGGCAACCAAAATGTTCATTTGGAG ATTTGTGACCTTTCTTCTGTCAATGAGATCAAGTCATTCACTTCCAGGTTTTCTAAAAGAAATGTGCCACTTCATGTGTTG GTTAACAATGCCGGCATACTTGAGCAAAATCGAGTCACCACACCAGAAGG GTTTGAGTTGAACTTTGCTGTAAATGTGTTGGGAACTTACACCATAACAGAATTAATGGTTCCAATACTGGAGAAAGCTTCCCCTGATGCGCGTGTCATTACAGTTTCTTCTGGTGGAATGTATACTTCTCCTTTGACCAAAGATCTACAG ACAGCAATTTTAACGGGGTTAAACAATATGCTCGAAACAAGCGTGTTCAG TAGTCACTTCACAATTGGTGCAGAAAGTAGGTGGCTCAGATTTTGTAGGTGGTTCATAGAGTTTGTTGTTTTTTCTTCTGTAGATCACTCGTTTCTGTATATCTTGACTTTTGCGTATTTTAAACTTCAAGACCAAGCACGAAAAGTCTAG
- the LOC137837474 gene encoding probable choline kinase 1 has protein sequence MAIKAIELLKGGANHEEIMEVLAAVAADLGDVIDDVNSLQVKPLKGAMTNEVFEVNWPTKSDGHQRKVLVRLYGEGIEVFFNRVDEIQTFESMSKHGQGPRLLGRFTTGRVEEFIHAKTLSAADLRDTEISALVASKMREFHNLHMHGTKKAQLWQRLRKWLSHAKSLCSPKDIKKFGLDHLDAEINMLVELLSQGYQEIGFCHNDLQYGNIMMDEDTRTITLIDYEYASYNPIAYDLANHFCEMVANYHSDQPHVLDYTKYPGLEERQRFVYNYLSSEGKKPSNSEVEQLLNLAEKYTLANHLFWGLWGLISSYVNTIDFDYKEYARQRFQQYWLKKATLLESPGIISEYGMINGSHH, from the exons ATGGCCATAAAGGCAATTGAGTTGTTGAAAGGAGGTGCAAACCATGAAGAGATAATGGAGGTTCTTGCAGCGGTGGCTGCAGATTTGGGAGATGTAATAGATGATGTGAACTCTTTGCAGGTAAAACCTCTAAAGGGAGCAATGACCAATGAGGTTTTTGAGGTAAATTGGCCAACCAAAAGTGATGGTCATCAGAGAAAGGTTCTGGTTCGATTATATGGTGAAGGTATTGAGGTTTTCTTCAACAGGGTTGATGAAATCCAAACCTTTGAGTCCATGTCAAAGCATGGACAGGGTCCACGCCTTCTTGGACGGTTCACCACTGGCAGAGTTGAGGAGTTCATTCATGCCAAA ACACTCTCAGCAGCGGACCTCCGTGACACTGAAATATCTGCTTTGGTAGCATCTAAGATGAGGGAGTTTCACAATCTTCACATGCATGGTACAAAGAAGGCTCAGCTTTGGCAGCGATTGAG GAAATGGCTTAGTCATGCCAAAAGTCTGTGCTCTCCAAAAGATATCAAGAAGTTTGGCCTGGATCATCTAGATGCTGAAATAAATATGCTTGTGGAGTTGCTATCGCAAGGATATCAAGAGATTGGTTTTTGTCACAATGATCTACAATATGGTAACATAATGATGGATGAAGATACAAGAACAATCACTTTAATT GACTACGAATATGCTAGTTACAACCCTATTGCATACGATCTAGCAAATCATTTCTGTGAAATGGTGGCAAACTATCACAGTGACCAGCCTCATGTTCTTGACTACACTAAATATCCCG GTCTTGAGGAGCGTCAAAGGtttgtttataattatttgaGTTCTGAAG GTAAGAAACCAAGCAACAGTGAAGTGGAACAACTACTTAATCTTGCAGAAAAATACACTCTTGCCAACCATCTATTTTGGGGCTTATGGGGACTTATTTCG AGTTATGTCAACACAATTGACTTTGACTACAAGGAGTATGCAAGGCAGAGGTTTCAGCAGTACTGGTTGAAGAAGGCTACTCTATTGGAGTCACCTGGTATCATTTCTGAGTATGGAATGATAAATGGCTCACACCATTGA
- the LOC137837473 gene encoding uncharacterized protein isoform X1, which yields MKNGTFQFQLQLHFSTVTLAMVLLQTWRQTAFSVFGYLNFTKAAFLDHSRNFKPEDMEIQMPGKNCIVTGANSGIGYATAEGLAKRGATVYLVCRNKERGEAALSEIQTRTGNQNVHLEICDLSSVNEIKSFTSRFSKRNVPLHVLVNNAGILEQNRVTTPEGFELNFAVNVLGTYTITELMVPILEKASPDARVITVSSGGMYTSPLTKDLQYSDSNFNGVKQYARNKRVQVALTEKWAKTYENKGIGFYSMHPGWAETPGVAKSLPSFSKSLSGKLRTSEEGADTVIWLTLQPKEKLVSGAFYFDRAEARKHLTFAGTSDSHGIIDSVVHSLHSMAYPFG from the exons ATGAAGAATGGAACGTTTCAATTCCAACTTCAACTTCACTTCTCCACTGTAACACTCGCCATGGTTCTTCTCCAG ACATGGAGACAAACGGCTTTTTCTGTTTTTGGGTACCTAAATTTCACCAAAGCTGCTTTCCT TGATCATTCTAGGAACTTCAAACCAGAGGACATGGAAATACAAATGCCTGGGAAAAATTGCATTGTTACTGGTGCTAACTCTGGAATTGGCTATGCAACGGCTGAGGGTCTAGCAAAGCG TGGTGCAACTGTCTATCTTGTATGTCGTAATAAGGAGAGAGGAGAGGCTGCTCTTTCTGAAATTCAAACTAGAACTGGCAACCAAAATGTTCATTTGGAG ATTTGTGACCTTTCTTCTGTCAATGAGATCAAGTCATTCACTTCCAGGTTTTCTAAAAGAAATGTGCCACTTCATGTGTTG GTTAACAATGCCGGCATACTTGAGCAAAATCGAGTCACCACACCAGAAGG GTTTGAGTTGAACTTTGCTGTAAATGTGTTGGGAACTTACACCATAACAGAATTAATGGTTCCAATACTGGAGAAAGCTTCCCCTGATGCGCGTGTCATTACAGTTTCTTCTGGTGGAATGTATACTTCTCCTTTGACCAAAGATCTACAG TATTCAGACAGCAATTTTAACGGGGTTAAACAATATGCTCGAAACAAGCGTGTTCAG GTTGCATTAACAGAAAAATGGGCCAAAACATATGAGAACAAAGGGATAGGATTTTACTCAATGCACCCAGGTTGGGCTGAGACTCCTGGGGTTGCAAAGAGTTTGCCAAGCTTCTCGAAATC TCTTTCAGGGAAGCTTAGAACAAGTGAAGAAGGTGCCGACACAGTCATATGGTTGACATTACAACCAAAGGAGAAACTGGTATCAGGTGCATTTTATTTTGACAGAGCTGAAGCTCGAAAGCACCTTACATTTGCTGGTACCAGTGATTCTCATGGTATAATCGACTCTGTTGTTCATAGTCTTCATTCCATGGCCTATCCTTTTGGCTAA